GGTTGTAGAGCTGCGCGAAATCGCGCCGGTCGCGGACGATGAACGACGCGATGTAGTTCAGCCGCGCCGGCGCGGTCAGCCACGTGCCGAACAGCGGGCGCGTCAGATAGTTGATTTCGACAAACATCACGCCCGAGGCAGCCGGCGCGTTGACCTGTCCGCCGACAGGACCCATGCCGGTGGGCGCGAGCGTCCCGTCATTGCCGACCGTCGCATCGGTGCCGTCGGTCGTCGTGGTGGTGCCGTGGCTCGAATTATAGGCGCTGTCGGCTCCCAAGCTCCCTTTCAGCCCGAGACAGCGTTGCCAGTGGATCCGCTGGACTGGCGCTGTGTCATAGGTTTGCTGGACGTTTTCCAGGCTGGACAGGATGATCCGGCCGTTGGTGGTCAGGTTGATGCTGGCGCCCTGATAGCGCGCGGCCTGCAGCACATCGTTGATATCGACTTCGCGCAACTGTTGCGTCGAGAGCGTGCTGTAGGTGCCGACGCGCGACGCATTGTCAGCG
Above is a genomic segment from Sphingomonas sp. HMP6 containing:
- a CDS encoding TadE/TadG family type IV pilus assembly protein, which produces MKMLPRRFSRKHALRSLARDRSGLALLEFAFALPIVMGLGAYGLEVSNLALLNLRISQIALNLADNASRVGTYSTLSTQQLREVDINDVLQAARYQGASINLTTNGRIILSSLENVQQTYDTAPVQRIHWQRCLGLKGSLGADSAYNSSHGTTTTTDGTDATVGNDGTLAPTGMGPVGGQVNAPAASGVMFVEINYLTRPLFGTWLTAPARLNYIASFIVRDRRDFAQLYNPSPAATRLTCNLYSS